From Tachysurus fulvidraco isolate hzauxx_2018 chromosome 10, HZAU_PFXX_2.0, whole genome shotgun sequence, one genomic window encodes:
- the gstr gene encoding glutathione S-transferase rho, which translates to MAKDMMLYWGSGSPPCWRVQIALEEKNLQGYQHKLLSFDKKEHKCEEVMKLNPRGQLPTFKHGDVVVNESMAVCMYLENQFKSQGTQLIPDDVMEQAQVLQRVFETSTLQQKMYECLFYNHYIPEPERHESAQKRHKENLKTEIALWESYLQQMGNGTFVAGRNFSMADVVFFPVFAFLPRFGLSQERYPHLMEYYEMVKERPSIKASWPPHWLDTPSGGDTLKDL; encoded by the exons ATGGCTAAAGACATGATGTTGTACTGGGGCTCGGGATCTCCTCCGTGTTGGAGAGTTCAAATCGCTCTGGAGGAGAAGAACCTGCAGGGATATCAACACAAACTGCTCTCCTTCGACAAGAAGGAGCACAAGTGTGAGGAGGTGATGAAGCTGAACCCGAGAGGACAG cttCCCACATTTAAACATGGCGATGTGGTAGTGAATGAGTCCATGGCTGTGTGCATGTATCTGGAG aaccaGTTTAAGTCCCAGGGCACTCAGCTGATCCCAGATGATGTGATGGAGCAGGCTCAGGTGCTGCAGCGTGTGTTTGAGACCAGCACACTGCAGCAGAAGATGT atgaGTGTCTGTTCTACAATCACTACATCCCTGAACCTGAGAGACACGAATCAGCACaaaagagacacaaagagaaccTGAAGACTGAAATCGCACTGTGGGAGAGTTACCtacagcag ATGGGAAATGGAACGTTCGTGGCTGGGAGAAACTTCTCCATGGCTGATGTCGTTTTCTTCCCTGTCTTTGCTTTCCTCCCACGATtcgg GTTGAGTCAGGAGCGTTACCCTCACCTGATGGAGTATTATGAGATGGTGAAGGAGCGTCCGAGCATTAAAGCATCATGGCCTCCTCACTGGCTGGATACGCCTTCAGGTGGAGACACCCTCAAAGACCTGTGA